The Treponema medium genome has a window encoding:
- the fliP gene encoding flagellar type III secretion system pore protein FliP (The bacterial flagellar biogenesis protein FliP forms a type III secretion system (T3SS)-type pore required for flagellar assembly.) — MKKLALCIVCLCLFCIPAVLSAQSNTATSQTGRTEIDATRETTRVPFVNLNIREPQNNREVAFSIQLLLLITLITLAPSILLLMTSFLRLSIALDFIKRALSLQQVPPTQVLNGIALFLTIFIMWPTFTEIYNKSFKPMADGQINIETAYTEAEKPLRLFMYKQMAHDPSHIRLCMSLARMDKPNTLADVPTHVLIPAFILHELTVAFQIGIFLYLPFIIIDMVVASILMSMGMIMLPPVQISMPFKLILFVLVDGWNLLVGQLFQSFL; from the coding sequence ATGAAAAAGCTTGCACTGTGTATTGTGTGCCTTTGCCTGTTTTGTATCCCTGCAGTGCTGTCCGCACAGAGCAATACCGCGACATCGCAAACCGGACGTACCGAAATAGATGCAACGCGTGAGACGACCCGCGTGCCTTTTGTTAATCTAAATATCCGCGAACCTCAAAATAATCGGGAAGTGGCGTTTTCCATTCAGCTGCTTCTGCTAATAACGCTGATTACCCTTGCACCGAGTATTCTCCTTTTGATGACCTCGTTCTTGCGGCTCAGTATTGCACTCGATTTTATTAAGCGCGCGCTTTCGTTGCAGCAGGTGCCGCCGACGCAGGTGCTCAACGGTATTGCGCTTTTTTTGACGATTTTTATCATGTGGCCGACGTTTACGGAAATATACAATAAATCGTTTAAACCGATGGCGGACGGACAAATCAATATCGAAACCGCCTATACCGAGGCGGAAAAACCGTTGCGCCTTTTTATGTATAAGCAGATGGCGCATGATCCCTCTCATATCAGGCTCTGTATGTCGCTTGCCCGTATGGATAAGCCCAATACGCTCGCCGACGTTCCCACGCATGTGTTAATCCCTGCATTTATCCTGCACGAGCTGACTGTTGCTTTCCAGATAGGTATATTCCTCTATCTGCCGTTTATCATTATCGACATGGTTGTCGCGAGTATCCTGATGTCGATGGGTATGATTATGTTGCCGCCGGTACAGATTTCGATGCCGTTTAAGCTGATCTTATTCGTACTGGTTGATGGCTGGAATTTATTGGTC
- a CDS encoding FliO/MopB family protein — translation MICGTLCAFADNGTAAEAGNPVASEVSPAETGIILQTDESALPVQDVPAPRAAGSSTFSMLLQLIISLAAVCALIYGVLYFIRRSKQFTAGDDPFLKNVANLPLAPNKTLYIVTLIDKAYLIGASDASLSLIAEITDKELIDAMNLNAAQAPGPKQNFSSLLHTFFPAAKPKEADANPFDSFLAKQRGRLQNSGTAQENGTSQETETGGAEQRWQETNSGNAEYIRERPDNGAGRGGR, via the coding sequence TTGATATGCGGCACTCTGTGTGCGTTTGCGGATAACGGAACAGCAGCAGAAGCCGGTAATCCAGTTGCCTCTGAGGTATCACCGGCAGAAACAGGGATCATTTTACAGACGGATGAATCGGCATTGCCAGTGCAGGATGTGCCTGCGCCGCGGGCTGCCGGAAGTTCAACCTTTTCTATGTTATTGCAGCTGATTATATCGTTGGCGGCTGTGTGTGCGCTCATTTATGGGGTGCTATATTTTATCCGGCGCTCAAAGCAATTTACCGCCGGGGACGATCCTTTCTTAAAGAATGTTGCCAATTTACCGCTTGCGCCTAATAAAACCCTCTATATTGTAACTCTTATCGATAAAGCATACTTAATCGGCGCATCGGATGCTTCTTTGTCGCTGATTGCGGAAATCACCGATAAAGAACTCATCGATGCAATGAACCTCAATGCGGCGCAAGCGCCCGGTCCGAAGCAGAACTTCAGCTCATTGCTGCACACCTTTTTCCCTGCGGCAAAACCCAAAGAAGCCGATGCAAATCCCTTCGACTCGTTTTTAGCCAAGCAGCGGGGACGTCTGCAAAACTCAGGCACGGCGCAAGAAAACGGAACTTCGCAAGAGACAGAAACCGGCGGCGCAGAACAGCGTTGGCAGGAAACGAATAGCGGTAATGCAGAGTATATCCGTGAAAGGCCTGATAATGGCGCGGGGAGGGGAGGCCGATGA